From the genome of Spinacia oleracea cultivar Varoflay chromosome 2, BTI_SOV_V1, whole genome shotgun sequence, one region includes:
- the LOC110805735 gene encoding probable plastid-lipid-associated protein 4, chloroplastic, which yields MALSSSVSLSNSSLANESIRISPIFFSSSSSSVQFPTKPTSQNLSNKPLTRQCSSKRSTKTKVSFFPAFLTKSKDAKTLKLELLEAIQSLDRGADATPEDQQRIDQLTCKLEAVNRTKEPLKSDLLNGKWELIYTTSKSILQTQRPKFLRSRVNYQAINADTLRAQNMETGPFFNQVTADLTPVNSRKVAVKFDYFKIGGLIPVKAPDSARGSLEITYLDEDLRVSRGDKGNLFILKMVDRSYRIPN from the exons ATGGCGTTATCTTCTTCTGTATCTCTCTCCAATTCTTCACTTGCTAATGAATCAATCAGAATTTCCCCAATTTTTTTCTCTTCTTCATCATCCAGTGTTCAATTCCCAACAAAACCCACTTCCCAAAACCTCTCAAACAAGCCTCTAACTCGGCAATGCAGCAGCAAGAGAAGTACCAAAACCAAAGTATCTTTTTTTCCTGCATTCTTGACCAAAAGCAAAGATGCTAAAACTCTCAAACTTGAACTTCTTGAGGCCATTCAATCCCTTGACAGGGGAGCTGATGCCACCCCTGAAGATCAACAGAGAATTGATCAG CTAACTTGCAAGCTCGAAGCGGTGAATCGGACGAAAGAGCCACTAAAGTCTGATTTACTGAATGGGAAATGGGAGCTCATTTACACTACCTCAAAATCAATCTTACAGACTCAG AGACCTAAATTCTTAAGATCAAGAGTCAACTACCAAGCAATCAATGCGGACACACTACGGGCACAGAATATGGAGACTGGTCCTTTTTTCAACCAG GTCACAGCAGATCTCACTCCCGTCAATTCAAGAAAAGTAGCTGTGAAATTTGATTATTTCAAAATAGGAGGGCTG ATACCTGTTAAGGCACCAGATTCTGCGCGTGGTTCATTGGAAATCACTTACTTAGATGAAGATTTACG GGTATCAAGAGGAGACAAAGGAAACTTGTTCATCTTAAAAATGGTTGATCGATCATACAGAATTCCAAATTAA
- the LOC110805734 gene encoding probable plastid-lipid-associated protein 4, chloroplastic has translation MASSSTSLSKIIPANDPTTILPVFHPSVPSTLHFPSKPHLANKPHPAGDCKRTRISSKTRVSFISSFFTKNNDSKTIKDELLEAIVPLDKGADANPEDQQRIDQLTRKLEAVNPTKEPLKSDLLNGKWELIYTTSKSILQTERPKFLRSRVNYQAINLDTLRAQNMETWPFFNQVTADLLPKNSREVSVKFDYFKILGLIPVKAPERTQYGSLYITYLDEDFRVSRGDKGNLFILRMVDRSYIHSYTVPS, from the exons ATGGCCTCATCTTCTACCTCTCTCTCCAAAATTATACCTGCAAATGATCCTACCACAATTCTGCCTGTCTTTCATCCCTCTGTCCCATCAACCCTTCATTTTCCAAGCAAACCCCATCTTGCAAATAAGCCTCATCCTGCTGGGGACTGCAAAAGAACAAGAATTAGTAGCAAAACTAGAGTATCCTTTATTTCTTCTTTCTTTACCAAAAACAATGATTCCAAAACTATAAAAGATGAGCTTCTTGAGGCCATTGTGCCCCTTGATAAAGGAGCTGATGCCAATCCTGAAGACCAGCAGAGAATTGATCAG CTTACGCGCAAGCTTGAAGcagtaaatccaaccaaagagCCACTGAAGTCTGATTTACTGAATGGAAAGTGGGAGCTCATTTACACTACGTCCAAATCAATCTTACAAACTGAG AGACCTAAATTCTTAAGATCAAGGGTCAACTACCAAGCCATCAATCTGGACACTCTTCGAGCCCAAAATATGGAGACATGGCCATTCTTTAATCAG GTAACAGCAGATCTCTTGCCGAAAAATTCAAGAGAGGTGTCTGTGAAATTTGATTATTTCAAAATACTGGGACTG ATACCGGTTAAGGCACCAGAAAGAACTCAGTATGGCTCTCTATACATTACTTATTTGGATGAGGATTTTCG AGTATCTAGAGGAGATAAAGGAAATTTGTTTATATTAAGAATGGTCGATCGatcatacatacattcatacacaGTTCCAAGCTAA